The DNA region aaaaatgagtcaaaagaaaaggttagttttctgtttgaattcaagttttgagtcacttttgcaataagccccaTATTAATTGTGTACACTCAACCTTAAATCGACTCTACAGATATAAAAGCTGATATGATGCCTTCTAGTTAAGAAAATCAGTACACCAAGTGATATCAGACCTGACAAGATAGGCAGGTGGATTCAAGCAAAAGTCATTCATACCTAGAAGCAGGTAAAAGATTAGAGATTATTCTTGCATATCAAAATGTGAGACATGTTTAGTCTAATTTATGATATGTGTATTGAAGTACACGCTTAGGGACATGAGTACAcgcttaaaataaataaagagacCAAAATCACAAATTTACATAAGCATCATGCAGTAGTTCAATACTACCATCCAATACACACCTTCAAATGTCTATGCCAAAAGCATAAACAGAGAAACCAAAAGCACAAATTAATAATAGTTAAATACTACTCCATCCGATACAAATGTCTTAAACAGAGACCAAAAGCACACAACACATAAGCATCACtaataaatagttaaaatacTACCACAATCTGATATGCATGTTCAAATGTCTTAAATTACTAAATAGAGTTGATAAGTCAACTCGTGGGGGAAGAGCGGAGACCACGGTTCTTGTACGTCTGATACCACCTAGGACTAGACAACCTCCACAGCTTAGGAACTCCTAAGCGACGCTTAAGCTTTCGGGATCCCTTCTTAGAAGCTGCCAAAGCCGAAGCCGCCGTTGCTGCTTCTTCTGCAATCCAACAATCACCTTGGATGCTCAATTTTCCTATAGCCCCGTCGACGATTCGTCTCACCACAGCTTGGTAGTGATAAGGCTCACCAGTCCTAGCCTTGGCCAAGTCCTTGTATGCTATGTAGATGACCGCAGCTTCAGACTTGAGACTTGGGGGTTCCTTATCATCTAGAGACTCAATGGCTACTTGGACAATCTCCAAGTCAAACTTGGAGAGATCCCTCTGCAGTAACAAACAAGATTTTATATTAACACCAAATAGATTATAGATATGCTAAAAAAACTGAAAGTGAGAGAACATATAAAACTTACAGCAGTAATCCACCTATGTGAAGTACAGATTGCAAGTTCCACATACAAAGAAATCCAATCACATTGCAACTCAGATTCATTCAactgccaaaaaaaaatacataatattagtAATTAAGTACTACGCCAAAAGCAAAATTGATGCATGCAAGCGACCACAAATAGAGTATATTACCATGTAAAAACGCTGCTTTGTGTCACTGAAAGTGGAGGGCCATGGAATTACTGACTTGGTCCTGTTCCAGCCAGCCAATCTGTCTGGGAAGGTTGTAGACACTGGCTCGGAATGTGGACGTAAGAAAGGAGTTGACTCCTTTGAACTCTCGGATCCTATGCAATATGTCAAACATAGTCAGCAAATTAAAAGTAGTGAAACTGATTAAATGTATCAACAAAGCAAACTTTACCTTGAGGTCTAGAGATGGTGCATTTCAAATCCAAAATGCCAAGATGTACTTCCCGTACGAGAACCTGAAACACTTGCTGGAAACCGGTAGATGGAAGACGCGCAACCAAGGTCATGTAATAAGGAGATGCAGCACCACGCATGATGAATTTCATTAAGCTATCTAGCTCAAAGTTTGTCCCCTgcaagatattaaaaaaaaaaacagatgaaaCTCTTTAAGCTGCATTAAAAGCGACATACTAGTTAagtttgttgtttgtttatACCTCTAACCAGTTGTAGCGATGAAGGCCGAGCTTGGCATAAAGATTCGCCAAGGCGCAGTTAGGGTATACACGCCCTTCACCACATTCCGCACGTATCCAGCCAAAGTCCCAACGTCTTGGTGGAAACCCCTCCGGGAAGTTGAAAAACTAACAATAGCCACATCAGAAAAGCAATCAATCAGTGACAAAGGGCTTTTAAGTTTCCGAAAGTCATCTccagtaaagaaaaaaaaaagcacaaTCATAGATAACAATTTGAAAAAACATCAACTACTAAGAAGGAAGTAATACTCACATCCAGCTCTTCCCTTCGTACACAACTCTGACTCATCTCCTTAGTATGTTCTCCAGCGAAGACGTCTTC from Raphanus sativus cultivar WK10039 chromosome 8, ASM80110v3, whole genome shotgun sequence includes:
- the LOC108818934 gene encoding UPF0725 protein EMB2204-like codes for the protein MGSEIFLVAQMKPRKETTLLLLANLKTFRLEEDVFAGEHTKEMSQSCVRREELDFFNFPEGFPPRRWDFGWIRAECGEGRVYPNCALANLYAKLGLHRYNWLEGTNFELDSLMKFIMRGAASPYYMTLVARLPSTGFQQVFQVLVREVHLGILDLKCTISRPQGSESSKESTPFLRPHSEPVSTTFPDRLAGWNRTKSVIPWPSTFSDTKQRFYMLNESELQCDWISLYVELAICTSHRWITARDLSKFDLEIVQVAIESLDDKEPPSLKSEAAVIYIAYKDLAKARTGEPYHYQAVVRRIVDGAIGKLSIQGDCWIAEEAATAASALAASKKGSRKLKRRLGVPKLWRLSSPRWYQTYKNRGLRSSPTS